A single Carnobacterium inhibens subsp. inhibens DSM 13024 DNA region contains:
- a CDS encoding zinc metallopeptidase — MFFFDQTYFLIIIGVILSGIASSFVKSTYQKYSNVPNSNGYTATEVSRLILDSAGLQHVKIEAVRGDLTDHYDSSTDILRLSDATRNSRSVAAIGVAAHEVGHAIQDQKQYIPLKLRSALVPATNFGQKISFPMILLGVIFGYNQTLINLGIIFFSVALLFQLVTLPVEFNASNRAIAILRDQHILTSTEVPQARKVLNAAALTYVAAAIASFLQVLRLVLLFGGRRNN; from the coding sequence ATGTTTTTCTTTGATCAAACATACTTTTTAATCATTATTGGTGTTATACTTTCCGGGATTGCTAGTTCATTCGTTAAAAGTACCTATCAAAAATACAGTAATGTACCTAATTCAAATGGCTACACGGCTACTGAAGTTTCACGTCTTATCCTAGACAGTGCGGGGCTGCAACATGTTAAGATCGAGGCTGTTAGAGGAGATCTAACCGATCATTACGATTCAAGTACAGACATTCTGCGTCTTTCAGATGCAACACGTAACTCGAGATCTGTAGCCGCTATTGGAGTTGCTGCTCATGAAGTAGGACATGCTATTCAAGATCAAAAACAGTATATTCCATTAAAATTAAGAAGTGCTTTAGTTCCAGCAACCAATTTCGGGCAAAAAATTTCTTTTCCTATGATTTTATTAGGTGTTATTTTCGGTTACAACCAAACCTTGATCAATTTAGGAATTATTTTCTTTTCAGTAGCCTTACTTTTCCAATTAGTTACTTTGCCTGTTGAATTTAATGCTTCCAATCGAGCGATTGCGATTTTAAGAGATCAACATATCTTAACTTCTACTGAAGTCCCACAAGCTAGAAAAGTCTTAAATGCAGCAGCTCTTACGTATGTTGCTGCAGCAATTGCTTCGTTTTTGCAAGTTTTAAGATTGGTTTTACTATTTGGCGGCAGAAGAAACAATTAA
- a CDS encoding cation-translocating P-type ATPase — MERKQQLKEAFFAQDEETVLKKMEANKKGLTSSEAEKRIAEFGPNELDQGKSKSIFVKFLEQFKDFMILVLLAAALISAIFGDVTDAIIILVVVVLNAILGVYQEAKAEEAIDALKKMSSPEARVKRDGNVVSLKSDQLVPGDVLLLEAGDVVAADLRLFEVASLKIEESALTGESEAVSKDITMIEDEKVGIGDRLNMAFMNSNVTYGRGEGIVVGTGMNTEVGKIADMLATSEETMTPLQENLNRLGKYLTIAILIVAVVMFGVGMFNGREWLDMLLTSISLAVAAIPEGLPAIVTIILALGTQKMAKRKALIRNLPAVETLGSTDIICSDKTGTLTMNKMTIEKVYLNGAIQSNEDDIDLQAPVVRVMTYSNDTQIANDGTLIGDPTETAMVKFALDKGMNVKEELAKEPRVAEVPFESDRKLMSTIHQLPDGKFFVGTKGAPDELLKRCTQIDNKGEIQPLDEKMKETILDVNHDLATQALRVLAMAYKIVDQLPTDVTTEGVEQDLVFAGLTGMIDPEREEAKDAVRVAREAGIRPVMITGDHRDTAEAIARRLGILEEKQQGGVLTGAELDKISDHDFATKVKDYSVYARVSPEHKVRIVKAWQKAGKIVAMTGDGVNDAPALKTADIGIGMGITGTEVSKGASDMVLADDNFSTIVVSVEEGRKVFSNIQKAIQFLLSANLGEVLTLFIATLLGWNILAPVHILWINLVTDTFPAIALGLEPAEADAMKKPPRGRKATFFSNGVLPSLIYQGIFEGGITLFVYWWATHYPAHPNDLHLVHEDALTMAFATLGLLQLFHAFNVKSIKKSLFTVGFFKNKTFNLAILLSAALLSAVILIPGLNDAFSVSSLNINQWLLVLGASISIVPLVEIVKFFMRRFSKNKN, encoded by the coding sequence ATGGAGAGAAAGCAGCAACTGAAAGAAGCTTTTTTTGCTCAAGATGAAGAAACGGTTTTAAAAAAGATGGAAGCCAATAAAAAAGGACTGACATCGAGTGAAGCAGAAAAACGAATCGCGGAATTTGGACCAAATGAACTAGATCAAGGAAAATCCAAAAGTATATTTGTTAAATTTTTAGAACAATTTAAAGATTTTATGATTTTAGTCTTATTGGCAGCTGCTCTTATTTCAGCTATTTTCGGAGATGTTACAGATGCTATTATTATTTTAGTCGTGGTGGTTTTAAATGCTATATTGGGAGTTTACCAAGAAGCCAAAGCAGAAGAAGCAATTGATGCTTTGAAAAAAATGTCTTCTCCGGAAGCCAGAGTTAAACGCGATGGAAATGTTGTTTCTTTAAAAAGTGATCAGTTAGTTCCAGGAGACGTTCTGCTATTAGAAGCTGGAGATGTGGTAGCTGCAGATTTGCGCTTGTTTGAAGTGGCTTCTCTTAAAATAGAAGAATCGGCTTTAACGGGAGAGTCTGAAGCCGTATCAAAAGACATTACAATGATCGAAGATGAAAAAGTAGGGATTGGCGATCGGCTCAATATGGCTTTTATGAACAGCAATGTTACTTATGGACGTGGAGAAGGAATTGTTGTTGGAACGGGTATGAATACAGAAGTAGGTAAAATTGCAGATATGTTAGCTACTTCTGAAGAAACAATGACGCCTTTACAAGAAAACTTAAATCGTTTAGGAAAGTATTTAACGATTGCGATTTTGATCGTCGCTGTCGTGATGTTTGGCGTAGGGATGTTCAATGGTCGTGAATGGTTAGACATGCTGTTGACGTCAATTTCTTTAGCAGTTGCGGCTATACCTGAAGGACTGCCTGCGATCGTAACGATTATTTTAGCGTTAGGTACACAAAAGATGGCAAAACGAAAAGCATTGATCCGAAATTTGCCAGCTGTTGAAACGTTGGGTAGTACTGATATCATTTGTTCTGATAAAACAGGAACATTGACGATGAATAAAATGACGATTGAAAAGGTCTATCTAAATGGAGCAATACAAAGTAATGAAGACGATATTGATTTGCAGGCTCCCGTTGTTCGAGTAATGACCTATAGTAATGATACTCAAATTGCAAATGATGGAACACTGATCGGCGATCCAACAGAAACAGCAATGGTAAAATTTGCTTTAGATAAAGGAATGAATGTGAAAGAAGAATTAGCCAAAGAGCCGCGTGTTGCGGAAGTACCTTTTGAGTCGGATCGTAAATTGATGTCTACGATTCATCAGCTGCCGGATGGGAAATTTTTCGTTGGGACAAAAGGAGCACCAGATGAGCTGTTAAAAAGATGTACACAAATAGATAACAAAGGCGAGATTCAACCTTTAGATGAAAAAATGAAAGAAACCATTTTAGATGTGAACCATGATTTGGCAACACAAGCTTTAAGAGTATTAGCAATGGCTTATAAAATCGTTGATCAACTGCCAACCGATGTAACCACGGAAGGTGTTGAACAAGACCTGGTTTTTGCAGGTCTAACTGGAATGATCGATCCAGAACGTGAAGAGGCGAAAGATGCTGTTAGAGTGGCAAGAGAAGCTGGTATTCGTCCTGTAATGATCACAGGAGACCATCGAGACACAGCGGAAGCTATTGCACGACGTTTAGGTATTTTAGAAGAAAAACAACAAGGTGGAGTTTTAACAGGGGCAGAATTAGATAAAATCAGTGATCATGATTTTGCAACTAAAGTGAAAGATTATTCTGTATATGCTAGGGTATCTCCTGAACATAAAGTTCGAATTGTTAAAGCTTGGCAAAAGGCTGGGAAAATCGTAGCTATGACGGGTGATGGAGTCAACGATGCACCAGCGCTTAAAACAGCTGATATCGGAATTGGAATGGGAATTACAGGTACAGAAGTTTCCAAAGGTGCCAGTGATATGGTTTTAGCAGATGACAACTTTTCAACGATCGTCGTTTCAGTCGAAGAAGGACGGAAAGTTTTTTCAAATATTCAAAAAGCTATTCAATTTCTATTATCAGCTAACCTAGGTGAAGTGCTTACCTTATTTATTGCTACTTTACTAGGGTGGAATATTTTAGCACCGGTCCATATTTTATGGATCAATCTTGTGACCGATACCTTCCCAGCAATTGCTTTAGGATTGGAACCAGCTGAAGCGGACGCAATGAAAAAGCCACCAAGAGGAAGAAAAGCGACCTTCTTTTCAAATGGCGTTCTTCCCAGTTTGATCTATCAAGGGATTTTTGAAGGAGGAATTACATTATTTGTGTATTGGTGGGCAACTCACTATCCAGCACATCCAAATGATTTACATCTAGTTCATGAAGATGCCTTAACAATGGCGTTTGCTACACTAGGTTTACTACAATTATTCCATGCATTTAATGTCAAATCGATTAAAAAATCGCTATTTACTGTCGGTTTTTTCAAAAATAAAACCTTCAACTTAGCTATTTTACTATCGGCAGCATTATTAAGTGCCGTTATATTAATACCTGGTTTAAACGATGCGTTTAGTGTGTCATCATTAAATATTAATCAATGGCTGTTAGTATTAGGAGCTTCCATTTCTATTGTTCCTTTAGTAGAAATAGTGAAATTCTTTATGCGAAGGTTCTCTAAGAATAAAAATTGA
- a CDS encoding DUF1576 domain-containing protein — protein MEKLWFPPLQEEDPLITEKIKYSIAFLFSLMLVGLALHFNTLEEIWQGSLKILISPANLVTDYFKLANVGAAFINAALMIIKSLFIIRSTKVSLSGPLFAAIFTIAGFSLFGKNLFNSIPIIVGVLLYAKLTRTPFKNYLLSALYGTALGPLVSEVAFNSGFSFFTGIFLGCTAGVIVGLILPPLSRHFASFHKGFSLYNIGFTAGIIGMAFIAFFRAYGIEVDTVYLVSHGYNQPLSIYLYSLFILLFSGGIYLNGGSFSGYSNFLNEDGRGGPDFMERHGLGLTLLNMALLGVLTTTFVLIVRGELNGPVIGGIFTVVGFGAFGKHVKNVFPILLGVLLVGWLTSTELSSTSFLLTALFGTTLAPVSGHYGVIAGILAGSLHMVIVTNISYLHAGMNLYNNGFSGGFTAAIIVPLLEVVFFHKNNRKNKELIKPIINTEPVEDLEKTKNSPE, from the coding sequence ATGGAAAAACTATGGTTTCCACCTTTACAGGAAGAAGATCCATTGATAACAGAAAAAATAAAATATAGTATTGCTTTTCTATTCTCTCTTATGCTAGTTGGACTAGCTCTTCACTTCAATACACTTGAAGAAATTTGGCAGGGAAGTCTTAAAATTCTTATTTCTCCGGCTAATCTAGTAACGGATTATTTCAAACTAGCAAATGTTGGCGCGGCATTTATTAATGCGGCTTTGATGATCATAAAAAGTCTGTTCATTATCCGGTCAACGAAAGTATCGTTATCGGGTCCCTTGTTTGCTGCTATCTTCACGATAGCAGGATTCTCTTTATTTGGTAAAAATTTGTTTAATTCTATTCCAATTATTGTTGGAGTATTATTGTATGCTAAATTGACTCGTACACCATTTAAAAATTATTTATTATCTGCTTTATACGGTACTGCTTTAGGGCCATTAGTGAGTGAAGTAGCATTCAATAGCGGATTTTCGTTTTTCACAGGGATTTTTTTAGGATGTACAGCAGGCGTTATTGTGGGACTGATTTTGCCACCATTATCACGTCATTTTGCTAGTTTTCATAAAGGGTTTAGTCTTTATAATATTGGATTTACTGCTGGAATTATTGGTATGGCTTTTATTGCATTTTTTAGAGCCTATGGTATAGAAGTAGATACGGTTTATTTAGTATCACATGGTTATAATCAACCTTTATCCATTTATCTTTATAGTTTGTTTATTTTATTATTTAGTGGCGGAATTTATCTTAATGGCGGTTCGTTTTCGGGGTACTCTAATTTTTTGAATGAAGATGGAAGAGGCGGACCTGATTTTATGGAACGCCATGGATTAGGACTAACCTTGTTAAATATGGCTTTGTTAGGTGTGCTAACCACTACCTTTGTGTTAATAGTAAGAGGAGAATTAAATGGACCAGTTATTGGAGGAATATTTACAGTAGTTGGTTTTGGAGCTTTTGGAAAACACGTGAAAAACGTTTTTCCTATTCTTTTAGGAGTATTGCTTGTAGGCTGGTTAACATCCACTGAATTATCGAGTACTAGTTTTTTACTTACTGCATTATTTGGAACAACTTTAGCCCCTGTTAGCGGACATTATGGAGTGATTGCTGGAATTTTAGCAGGCAGTTTGCATATGGTTATCGTAACGAATATAAGTTATTTGCATGCAGGTATGAATCTTTATAACAATGGTTTTTCAGGAGGGTTTACAGCAGCTATAATCGTTCCTTTATTAGAAGTCGTTTTCTTCCATAAAAATAACCGGAAAAATAAAGAACTGATAAAGCCTATAATCAATACTGAACCTGTTGAAGACCTGGAAAAGACAAAAAATAGTCCGGAATAG
- a CDS encoding L-cystine transporter encodes MTNLYIGIVLVLFVAILVGFWQLQKRHMKFSTRVFIALGSGVLFGAVLQLIFGSSSEVTTKSIEWISIVGTGYVKFLQMLIMPLIFVSIVGAFTKIEGSKDLGKISFNVLATLLATTAIAALIGIASVMVFNLDGAEFSQGAVETARIAELSEREAQVADLSIPEQILEFIPVNFFADLSNARSTSTIAVVIFSAFVGVAYLGVHRKDKEAGEFFAKIIHSLYAIVMRIVTLVLRLTPYGIFALMTKALATSDFNALVNLGVFVIASYAAIIVMFLIHMLILLGLKVSPIQYLKKSFTVLSFAFTARSSAGALPLNIETQTKALGVDEASANFSGTFGLSIGQNGCAGIYPAMLAAIVAPAAGIDIFSPAYILTIMAVVTISSFGVAGVGGGATFAALIVLGSLNLPVAIVGLVISVEPIIDMARTLLNVNDSMIAGIVSSKRLKTFNEEIFNDDSAVVKSDI; translated from the coding sequence ATGACAAATCTTTATATTGGTATTGTATTAGTATTATTCGTTGCAATACTAGTGGGATTCTGGCAATTACAAAAGAGACACATGAAATTTTCAACACGTGTTTTTATTGCTTTAGGATCAGGTGTTTTATTCGGAGCTGTTTTACAATTGATATTCGGTTCAAGCAGTGAAGTAACAACAAAATCTATTGAGTGGATCAGTATAGTCGGTACAGGCTATGTTAAATTTTTACAAATGCTGATCATGCCGTTGATTTTTGTATCCATTGTAGGAGCTTTTACAAAAATTGAAGGGTCTAAAGACCTTGGTAAAATTAGTTTTAACGTACTAGCAACCTTGCTTGCTACCACAGCGATAGCTGCCTTAATAGGGATAGCTAGTGTGATGGTGTTTAACCTAGACGGAGCAGAATTTAGTCAAGGTGCTGTTGAAACTGCACGTATTGCAGAATTAAGTGAAAGAGAAGCACAAGTAGCGGATCTAAGTATCCCAGAACAAATTTTAGAATTTATTCCAGTTAATTTCTTTGCTGATTTATCGAATGCTCGTTCTACAAGTACAATTGCTGTGGTTATTTTCTCTGCTTTTGTGGGAGTAGCTTATTTAGGAGTTCATCGTAAAGATAAAGAAGCCGGCGAATTTTTTGCTAAGATCATTCATAGTTTATATGCTATTGTGATGCGTATTGTTACGTTGGTATTGCGTTTAACACCTTATGGGATCTTTGCATTAATGACTAAAGCATTAGCAACAAGTGATTTTAATGCATTAGTTAATCTAGGTGTTTTTGTCATTGCTTCATACGCAGCAATTATTGTGATGTTTTTAATTCATATGCTCATTTTACTTGGGTTAAAAGTTAGCCCAATCCAATATTTGAAAAAATCTTTTACAGTATTGAGTTTTGCATTTACTGCACGTTCTAGTGCGGGTGCATTACCATTGAATATCGAAACACAAACAAAAGCTTTAGGTGTAGATGAAGCTTCTGCAAACTTCTCTGGAACATTTGGTTTATCTATCGGACAAAACGGATGTGCTGGAATTTATCCAGCAATGTTGGCTGCTATCGTAGCTCCAGCTGCAGGAATAGATATTTTTAGCCCAGCTTATATTCTTACAATCATGGCTGTTGTTACGATCAGTTCATTTGGTGTTGCAGGTGTAGGTGGCGGAGCAACATTTGCTGCTTTAATTGTCTTAGGATCATTAAACTTACCTGTAGCAATTGTTGGATTAGTTATTTCTGTTGAACCAATTATTGATATGGCTCGTACATTGTTGAATGTAAATGACAGTATGATTGCTGGTATCGTATCATCTAAACGATTAAAAACATTCAATGAAGAAATTTTCAATGATGACTCTGCAGTTGTAAAGTCTGATATCTAA
- a CDS encoding metallophosphoesterase, whose product MKKELFALGDVHGQISLFKKMLTNWNEDTQQLLLIGDLGDRGENPKECLLLAKILVEEKGAIYLKGNHEEMLLNFMNDPERNYELYCLNGGMKTLETFLHPGLDAEYSPTEIGMFLASRYPALKPFLETLPLYYEWGDFLFVHAGVDLSKRDWRQTSDEDYVWIRDSFHKEKNNTGKIIVFGHTITPALYGDNHTTDLWIKDNKIGIDGGAVYGGALHGVLFNETNLVKDIKIDNIGYVWDGRV is encoded by the coding sequence ATGAAAAAGGAATTATTTGCATTAGGAGATGTACATGGGCAAATTTCTTTATTTAAAAAGATGCTGACCAATTGGAATGAAGATACACAACAGCTGCTTTTAATTGGAGATCTAGGAGATCGTGGCGAAAATCCAAAAGAATGTCTGCTGTTGGCGAAAATATTGGTAGAAGAAAAGGGAGCCATTTATTTAAAAGGCAATCATGAAGAGATGTTGCTTAATTTTATGAATGACCCTGAAAGAAATTATGAACTTTACTGTTTAAATGGCGGGATGAAGACACTTGAAACTTTTTTGCATCCAGGTTTAGATGCTGAATATTCTCCGACAGAGATCGGAATGTTTCTGGCTAGTCGCTACCCCGCATTAAAACCATTTCTTGAAACACTGCCCCTTTATTATGAATGGGGAGATTTTTTGTTTGTGCATGCTGGCGTCGATTTGTCTAAGCGTGACTGGCGTCAAACATCTGATGAGGATTATGTCTGGATTCGAGACTCTTTTCATAAAGAGAAAAATAATACTGGGAAGATAATTGTATTTGGACACACGATCACGCCAGCTTTATACGGTGATAATCATACAACTGATCTGTGGATAAAAGATAATAAAATCGGCATAGATGGAGGAGCTGTATATGGAGGCGCGCTTCATGGAGTTTTATTCAATGAGACAAATTTAGTGAAAGATATTAAAATAGATAATATTGGATATGTTTGGGATGGAAGAGTATAA
- a CDS encoding ABC transporter ATP-binding protein: protein MILFENVSKEYEKGKAVVSELDLEIKDGEFFVLIGPSGSGKTTTLKMINRLIPLTEGFIRINDKPISDYNLQELRWNIGYVLQQIALFPNMTVEENITVVPEMKKWSKAEMQQRVTELLASVGLDPDTYRNRKTAELSGGEQQRVGVVRALAANPDIILMDEPFSALDPISKSNLQRDVAKLQKKLNKTIVFVTHDMQEALALGDRICLMNKGKIEQIGTPDEIRSHPKNDFVRNFLQTGTIALKEDQTIQQVIAAGLFEPLEVTDEIGFYLVPEDTIDALIVALAEKEFVIIKGNEENVIGRITKQQLLTYLAQEISVEQESVVK from the coding sequence ATGATTCTGTTTGAAAATGTTTCTAAAGAATATGAAAAAGGAAAAGCGGTTGTTTCAGAACTGGATTTGGAAATAAAGGATGGCGAGTTTTTTGTGCTGATTGGACCAAGCGGCAGCGGAAAGACAACCACACTAAAAATGATCAATCGATTGATTCCATTGACTGAAGGGTTTATTCGAATAAACGACAAACCAATTAGCGATTACAATTTGCAAGAGTTACGATGGAATATTGGGTATGTGCTCCAACAAATTGCTTTATTTCCTAATATGACAGTTGAAGAAAATATTACGGTCGTACCGGAAATGAAGAAGTGGTCTAAAGCTGAAATGCAACAAAGAGTCACAGAGTTGCTTGCCAGTGTCGGTTTAGATCCAGATACTTATCGCAACCGTAAAACAGCTGAATTATCAGGTGGAGAGCAACAAAGAGTCGGAGTAGTACGGGCGTTAGCAGCCAACCCTGACATTATTTTAATGGATGAGCCTTTTAGTGCGTTGGATCCGATCAGTAAAAGTAATTTACAGCGAGATGTGGCCAAATTACAAAAAAAATTAAATAAGACGATTGTTTTTGTCACACATGATATGCAAGAAGCTTTAGCTTTGGGAGACCGTATCTGCTTGATGAACAAAGGGAAAATCGAACAAATAGGAACTCCGGATGAAATCCGAAGCCATCCTAAAAATGATTTTGTTCGCAACTTTTTACAAACAGGTACGATCGCTCTTAAAGAAGACCAAACAATCCAACAGGTGATAGCAGCTGGACTATTCGAACCGCTTGAAGTAACTGATGAAATTGGATTTTACTTAGTTCCTGAAGATACTATTGATGCCTTGATCGTTGCTTTAGCTGAAAAAGAATTTGTCATCATCAAAGGAAATGAAGAAAATGTGATCGGTAGAATTACGAAGCAACAGTTACTGACCTATTTGGCTCAAGAAATTTCTGTCGAACAAGAAAGTGTGGTGAAATAG
- a CDS encoding ABC transporter permease/substrate-binding protein, which translates to MSAFIATLQERKGELLTALIEHMQLSFISLFIAVIIAIPLAIYLTRHKKLAAVMIQITSIFQTIPSLALLGLMIPLVGIGSVPAVIALVIYALLPILRNAYTGLNEIDPSLNEAADAMGMSRWRKLIKVQIPIAMPIIMAGIRNAMVLIIGTGTIAALIGAGGLGSLILLGIDRGNNHLILLGAIPAALLAILFDYLLSLFEKISFKKTVITLGILSVLILGLLIAPLLTKDKEELIIAGKLGAEPEIIMNMYKYLIEDQTDVEVTLEPNMGKTTFVFNALESGDIDVYTEYTGTILATFLNEEITSSDEQEVFQQAKEGLAEQYDMSLLEPMAFNNTYTLAVTKELAEEYQLETISDLIPIADEIKAGFTLEFSDRQDGYLGIQDLYGLTFGEVQTMEPKLRYTAIETGDINLVDAYSTDSELAQYDLVVLEDDRGLFPPYQGAPLMLNETIEDFPEVENSLNQLSGKITDAEMREMNFAVNVTGKSASEVAQQFLTENGLLAE; encoded by the coding sequence ATGAGTGCATTTATTGCCACTTTACAAGAACGTAAAGGTGAATTATTAACGGCCTTGATCGAACACATGCAATTATCGTTTATTTCATTGTTTATAGCGGTTATTATAGCGATTCCATTAGCAATTTACTTAACCAGACATAAAAAACTGGCAGCCGTCATGATCCAAATCACCTCAATATTTCAAACTATCCCATCTCTTGCTCTTTTAGGATTGATGATTCCATTAGTAGGAATAGGTTCTGTGCCGGCCGTTATAGCATTAGTGATTTATGCCTTACTGCCTATTCTAAGAAATGCCTACACAGGATTAAATGAAATTGACCCTTCACTAAACGAAGCGGCGGATGCAATGGGGATGAGTCGTTGGAGGAAACTAATCAAAGTTCAGATTCCAATCGCTATGCCAATCATTATGGCTGGGATTCGCAATGCCATGGTGTTGATCATTGGAACCGGAACGATTGCGGCTCTAATTGGTGCGGGTGGTTTAGGAAGTCTTATTTTATTAGGGATCGATCGTGGAAACAATCATTTGATTTTATTAGGTGCTATTCCAGCGGCCTTATTAGCTATTTTATTTGATTATCTTCTAAGCTTATTTGAAAAAATCTCGTTTAAGAAAACGGTTATCACATTAGGGATTCTTAGTGTACTTATTTTAGGTTTGTTGATTGCTCCATTATTGACAAAAGACAAAGAAGAACTGATTATAGCTGGTAAATTAGGCGCAGAACCTGAAATTATTATGAATATGTACAAATATTTGATTGAAGACCAAACGGATGTAGAGGTTACTCTAGAACCTAATATGGGGAAAACAACATTTGTATTTAACGCATTAGAATCAGGCGATATCGATGTTTATACAGAGTATACCGGAACGATCTTAGCTACTTTTTTAAATGAAGAAATTACATCTTCAGATGAACAAGAAGTTTTCCAACAAGCAAAAGAAGGGTTAGCTGAACAATATGATATGTCTTTATTAGAACCTATGGCATTCAATAATACGTATACGCTTGCGGTCACGAAAGAACTAGCAGAAGAGTATCAACTTGAAACCATATCTGATTTAATTCCTATTGCGGATGAGATCAAAGCTGGTTTTACATTAGAATTTTCTGATCGTCAAGATGGTTACTTAGGGATTCAAGATTTATACGGCCTAACTTTTGGGGAAGTCCAAACAATGGAACCTAAACTCCGTTATACAGCGATTGAAACAGGAGACATCAATTTAGTAGATGCGTATTCAACCGATAGTGAACTTGCTCAGTATGACTTGGTTGTTTTGGAAGACGATCGCGGTTTGTTTCCACCTTACCAAGGAGCTCCATTGATGTTGAACGAGACAATAGAGGATTTTCCAGAAGTTGAAAACAGTTTAAATCAGCTATCTGGTAAAATTACAGATGCTGAAATGCGAGAAATGAATTTTGCAGTTAATGTGACGGGGAAAAGTGCAAGTGAAGTGGCACAGCAATTCTTAACTGAAAATGGTTTGCTAGCCGAATAA
- a CDS encoding metallophosphoesterase, with product MKIGVLSDLHIDTNRKKLKENETYAEILIKQIKHQKIDVLLLAGDISSDYLESQKFLDEVTQKSGIPILFVPGNHDFWSIKNGETDTKKIYQFFKNQPNNLVDQPYILNDDWAIVGNPGWYDYGYGDQSKYTEEEFNEMKLRFGMWQDKRYVHWGKENKQVAQWMLGQLESDLQSVGERKIILMTHVVTHPRFVVPLPHKIYDYFNAFLGSSSYEKLYQKYPIAYSVMGHVHFRKTLVDNQINYICACLGGSKHWLTKDPEAEIVNALLTFHLPE from the coding sequence ATGAAAATTGGGGTGCTATCAGATTTACACATTGATACCAATAGAAAGAAACTAAAAGAAAATGAAACCTATGCAGAAATACTCATAAAGCAGATCAAGCATCAAAAAATTGACGTGTTATTGCTAGCCGGGGATATCAGTAGTGATTACTTAGAATCGCAAAAGTTCTTAGATGAGGTAACGCAAAAAAGCGGTATTCCTATTCTATTTGTTCCAGGCAATCATGATTTCTGGTCAATAAAAAATGGTGAGACTGACACTAAAAAAATCTATCAATTCTTTAAAAATCAGCCAAACAATTTAGTGGATCAACCCTATATTCTAAATGATGACTGGGCCATTGTAGGAAATCCCGGATGGTATGATTATGGGTATGGAGACCAAAGCAAATATACTGAAGAAGAGTTTAATGAAATGAAATTAAGATTTGGCATGTGGCAAGATAAGCGCTATGTTCATTGGGGAAAAGAAAATAAACAGGTGGCTCAGTGGATGCTGGGTCAGTTAGAGTCAGACCTTCAGTCCGTTGGAGAGAGAAAAATTATCTTGATGACGCATGTGGTCACCCATCCTAGATTTGTGGTTCCGTTGCCGCATAAAATTTATGATTATTTTAATGCTTTTCTAGGAAGCTCTTCTTATGAAAAGCTCTACCAAAAATACCCGATAGCTTACAGCGTTATGGGACATGTTCATTTCAGAAAAACGTTAGTCGATAACCAAATCAATTACATTTGTGCTTGCTTAGGAGGATCAAAACATTGGTTGACCAAAGATCCAGAAGCAGAAATCGTAAATGCACTTCTTACGTTTCATTTGCCAGAATAA